In Archangium violaceum, the following are encoded in one genomic region:
- a CDS encoding ComF family protein, with amino-acid sequence MLQALLELLYPPACIACAKVMPVRAAFCETCDLAVERLPPARCRTCAEPGSFPRDICPRCRDLPPPFARACAPFAHEGPVARAIHRFKYEDHPELAPALAELLASESRQFLSQAPDLLVALPLHDRRFRERKYDQAQLLAGELARATGRQAPVGLLSRARETQRQVGLSESDRARNVAGAFSAAPSVAGRALLLVDDVLTTGATARAAADALLAAGATRVEVLTLARAFSLA; translated from the coding sequence GTGCTGCAAGCGCTCCTCGAGCTGCTCTATCCGCCCGCGTGCATCGCCTGCGCGAAGGTGATGCCCGTGCGCGCCGCCTTCTGTGAGACGTGCGATCTCGCCGTGGAGCGCCTCCCCCCCGCGCGCTGCCGCACCTGCGCCGAGCCCGGCTCCTTCCCCCGCGACATCTGCCCCCGCTGCCGCGACCTGCCGCCCCCCTTCGCCCGCGCCTGCGCCCCCTTCGCCCACGAGGGCCCCGTCGCCCGCGCCATCCACCGCTTCAAGTACGAGGACCACCCGGAGCTCGCCCCCGCCCTCGCGGAGCTGCTCGCCTCCGAGTCCCGCCAGTTCCTCTCCCAGGCGCCCGACCTGCTCGTCGCCCTCCCCCTCCATGACCGGCGCTTCCGCGAGCGCAAGTACGACCAGGCCCAGCTCCTGGCCGGTGAGCTGGCCCGCGCCACGGGCCGCCAGGCCCCCGTGGGACTCCTCTCCCGGGCCCGGGAGACACAGCGCCAGGTGGGCCTCTCCGAATCCGACCGGGCCCGGAACGTGGCCGGTGCCTTCTCCGCCGCCCCCTCGGTCGCCGGCCGCGCCCTCCTCCTGGTGGACGACGTCCTCACCACCGGGGCCACCGCCCGGGCCGCCGCCGACGCCCTCCTGGCGGCCGGCGCCACCCGTGTCGAGGTCCTGACACTCGCCCGTGCCTTCTCGCTCGCTTGA
- a CDS encoding sensor histidine kinase, which yields MMKQQAKVVRFAVPEGRGEYGTQGEREMRRSNALLEETVRQRTAELERTNARLEESLRQLQIAQAQLLFAERLATIGQLAAGLGHEINNPLAFILGNLDYVQQQLARTSGAPSPEDSQEMMEALADARDGAERVRLIVRDLKVLSHPNDMELGPVDVVATLRGAAKVAAYEVRGRARLVEALDAVPPVNAHRARLCQVFLNLLINAAHAIPPGQATRNEIRLSARMDGTTRVLVEVSDTGCGISPGNLERIFSPFFTTKPVGVGTGLGLSVCHGIVTALGGDISVESEVGRGSTFRVSLPVYEASCIEVGSSRAA from the coding sequence ATGATGAAGCAGCAAGCCAAGGTGGTTCGTTTCGCGGTGCCCGAGGGCCGTGGCGAATACGGAACGCAGGGGGAGCGGGAGATGCGTCGCTCCAATGCCCTGCTCGAGGAGACCGTCCGGCAGCGCACGGCCGAGCTGGAGCGGACCAACGCCCGGCTCGAGGAGAGCCTGCGGCAACTCCAGATCGCCCAGGCCCAGCTCCTCTTCGCCGAGCGGCTGGCGACCATCGGCCAGCTCGCGGCGGGCCTCGGCCATGAAATCAACAACCCGCTCGCCTTCATCCTCGGCAATCTCGACTACGTGCAGCAGCAACTGGCCCGGACCTCGGGCGCCCCCTCGCCGGAGGACAGCCAGGAGATGATGGAGGCGCTCGCCGACGCGCGGGACGGAGCCGAGCGCGTCCGCCTCATCGTGAGGGACCTCAAGGTGCTCTCCCACCCCAACGACATGGAGCTCGGCCCGGTGGATGTGGTGGCCACCCTGCGCGGCGCGGCGAAGGTGGCGGCGTACGAGGTGCGCGGCCGGGCCCGGCTGGTGGAGGCGCTGGACGCCGTCCCGCCCGTGAATGCGCACAGGGCCCGGCTGTGCCAGGTGTTCCTCAACCTCCTCATCAACGCCGCCCACGCCATTCCTCCGGGACAGGCGACGCGGAACGAGATCCGCCTCTCCGCCCGGATGGACGGCACCACGCGAGTCCTCGTGGAGGTGAGTGACACGGGGTGCGGCATCTCCCCGGGGAACCTGGAGCGCATCTTCAGCCCGTTCTTCACCACCAAGCCCGTCGGCGTGGGGACGGGACTCGGGCTGTCGGTGTGCCACGGCATCGTCACCGCGCTGGGCGGGGACATCTCCGTGGAGAGCGAGGTGGGCCGGGGCTCCACCTTCCGCGTGAGCCTCCCCGTGTACGAAGCCTCCTGCATCGAGGTCGGCTCATCCCGCGCCGCCTGA
- the pfp gene encoding diphosphate--fructose-6-phosphate 1-phosphotransferase: MKKLAIVVAGGPAPGINSVIGAATIRACLSGVEVIGIQDGFKWLAEGDISHVVPLTIADTSRIHFRGGSYIGISRANPTRSPEHLQRTLDALDRLDVGMLITIGGDGTATLAQIISEKTRGKIRVVHVPKTIDNDIDLPDDTSTFGFQTARHVGVEIVKNLMVDAKTTSRWYYVIAQGRKAGHLALAIGKSVGATNTLIPEEFRKSRVPFATVVDILAGSVIKRLAYGRPDGIALIAEGLADCIDPEDLAKHTELPRDHMGNIHVAQINLGEVLIKGVEERLEGLGIKATLIPKYIGYEVRCADPIPFDMEYTRDLGHCAARYIIQGGTEAVVSMIDGRFRPISFQEMKDPATGRPRVRMVDVDSDRYLIARGFMLRLKREDFDKPEELARFAKVAHLTPEAFRDQFFHLVKDEPKVVPDVGLHLMANSEEGSKPGA; the protein is encoded by the coding sequence ATGAAGAAGCTCGCCATCGTCGTCGCCGGAGGACCGGCCCCGGGCATCAACAGCGTGATTGGAGCGGCCACCATCCGGGCCTGTCTCTCGGGGGTGGAGGTCATCGGTATCCAGGATGGTTTCAAGTGGCTCGCGGAGGGAGACATCTCCCACGTCGTCCCCCTCACCATCGCCGACACCAGCCGCATCCACTTCCGGGGCGGCTCGTACATCGGCATCTCCCGCGCCAACCCGACCCGCTCCCCCGAGCACCTCCAGCGGACCCTCGACGCGCTCGATCGGCTCGACGTGGGCATGCTCATCACCATCGGGGGTGATGGCACCGCGACGCTCGCGCAGATCATCTCGGAGAAGACCCGCGGGAAGATCCGCGTGGTGCACGTGCCCAAGACGATCGACAACGACATCGACCTGCCCGACGACACGAGCACCTTCGGTTTCCAGACCGCGCGTCACGTGGGCGTGGAGATCGTGAAGAACCTCATGGTCGACGCGAAGACCACCTCGCGCTGGTACTACGTCATCGCCCAGGGGCGGAAGGCGGGGCACCTCGCCCTGGCCATCGGCAAGTCGGTGGGGGCGACCAACACCCTCATCCCCGAGGAGTTCCGCAAGAGCCGGGTCCCGTTCGCTACCGTGGTGGACATCCTCGCGGGCTCGGTCATCAAGCGGCTGGCCTATGGCCGCCCGGATGGCATCGCCCTCATCGCCGAGGGCCTCGCCGACTGCATCGACCCCGAGGATCTGGCGAAGCACACGGAGCTGCCGCGCGACCACATGGGCAACATCCACGTGGCGCAGATCAACCTGGGGGAGGTGCTCATCAAGGGCGTGGAGGAGCGGCTCGAGGGCCTGGGCATCAAGGCCACCCTCATTCCCAAGTACATCGGGTACGAGGTGCGCTGCGCCGACCCCATCCCGTTCGACATGGAGTACACGCGCGACCTGGGTCACTGCGCGGCCCGGTACATCATCCAGGGTGGCACCGAGGCGGTGGTGTCGATGATCGACGGGCGCTTCCGTCCCATCTCGTTCCAGGAGATGAAGGACCCGGCCACCGGGCGGCCCCGGGTGCGGATGGTGGATGTCGACTCGGACCGCTACCTCATCGCTCGCGGGTTCATGCTCCGGCTCAAGCGGGAGGACTTCGACAAGCCGGAGGAGCTGGCCAGATTCGCCAAGGTCGCCCACCTGACGCCGGAGGCCTTCCGCGACCAGTTCTTCCATCTGGTGAAGGACGAGCCCAAGGTCGTGCCCGACGTGGGCCTCCATCTCATGGCCAACTCAGAGGAGGGCTCGAAGCCTGGTGCGTGA
- a CDS encoding DUF6968 family protein translates to MASESFAQRLEPSNKASGPIIAERVFELNGRPRSVRVRIRKPRRDPKTGNHWCTFQVSGLAKAMGFKVWGIDSLQALQLAVRAAGELLREEGHDITWCGDQDLGFPKTYPSFLSESAYSRIERMIDREIAREERLPRKKRKAP, encoded by the coding sequence ATGGCCAGTGAGTCTTTCGCGCAGAGGCTCGAACCCAGCAACAAGGCTTCCGGTCCCATCATCGCCGAGAGGGTGTTCGAGCTGAACGGACGGCCTCGGTCGGTTCGCGTGCGGATAAGAAAGCCTCGCCGTGACCCGAAGACCGGGAACCATTGGTGCACATTCCAGGTGTCCGGATTGGCGAAGGCGATGGGCTTCAAGGTATGGGGCATCGACTCGCTCCAAGCCCTTCAGCTCGCGGTGCGCGCGGCAGGAGAACTTCTGCGGGAAGAAGGCCACGACATCACGTGGTGTGGCGATCAGGATCTCGGATTCCCCAAGACGTATCCCTCCTTCCTTTCCGAATCGGCCTACTCACGGATCGAACGGATGATCGATCGTGAGATCGCCAGAGAGGAACGGCTCCCGCGAAAGAAACGGAAAGCACCTTGA
- a CDS encoding sensor histidine kinase, which translates to MTMRSKVWLFAVVAIGLVFAMGVELFNGTRRGIHTRQYLSLIQDQIDIYGRMHLSTWPFLEALKHAQRDGGNITRILREQDARMDQDFARLEAIKRLELQLSSAKDKQAREERYHEQLAWLHDAQHRWVKRAEELARSVEAGTPVSPEAWWDLLQDFERELGQPLTAAIQRERDEMQSLRRAWDERSRLGNRLSRLVPALALVLVMGLALAILDPMQRALRELIRGAEHIGHGKFDHELPVKGDDELATLARAFNRMTVELRELLREKQQLVRAEAEASEREFRRYNALLEETVRTRTTELASANARLQDSLRRLQETQDQLLFADRLATVGRLAAGVGHEINNPLAFILGNLRYVQDELRRMESLPSEENRRELLSAVTEACEGAERVRLIAQDLKVLSRPDNAVHGPVDVSTVVRGAAKMAAHEIRHRARLVEDCEGVPPVRGNGARLSQVILNLLINAAHAIEPGQVDQNEIRVKARESAPGRVTLEVSDTGCGIPAENLGHIFEPFFTTKPVGVGTGLGLSVCHGIITSFGGDITVESEPGRGTTFRINLPTADDAGDAWPAPSTPSGTA; encoded by the coding sequence ATGACGATGCGCTCGAAGGTGTGGCTGTTCGCGGTGGTGGCCATCGGCCTCGTCTTCGCGATGGGGGTGGAGCTCTTCAATGGCACCCGGCGAGGCATCCACACCCGTCAGTACCTGAGCCTCATCCAGGATCAGATCGACATCTACGGCCGGATGCACTTGAGCACCTGGCCCTTCCTGGAGGCGCTGAAGCACGCGCAGCGCGACGGCGGGAACATCACGCGCATCCTGCGCGAGCAGGACGCGCGCATGGACCAGGACTTCGCGCGGCTCGAGGCCATCAAGCGCCTGGAGCTGCAGCTGTCCTCGGCGAAGGACAAGCAGGCTCGGGAGGAGCGGTACCACGAGCAGCTCGCCTGGCTCCATGACGCCCAGCACCGGTGGGTGAAGCGGGCCGAGGAGCTCGCGCGCTCGGTGGAGGCGGGGACGCCCGTCTCGCCCGAGGCCTGGTGGGACCTGCTCCAGGACTTCGAGCGGGAGCTGGGCCAGCCCCTCACGGCCGCCATCCAGCGGGAGCGCGACGAGATGCAGTCGCTGCGCCGGGCCTGGGACGAGCGCTCACGGCTCGGCAACCGGCTGTCGCGGCTCGTCCCCGCCCTGGCGCTGGTGCTGGTGATGGGGCTCGCCCTGGCCATCCTGGACCCGATGCAGCGCGCCCTGCGCGAGCTGATCAGGGGCGCGGAGCACATCGGGCACGGGAAATTCGACCACGAGCTGCCCGTGAAGGGCGACGACGAGCTCGCCACGCTGGCCCGGGCCTTCAACCGGATGACCGTCGAGCTGCGCGAGCTGCTGCGCGAGAAGCAACAACTGGTGCGGGCCGAGGCCGAGGCCTCCGAGCGCGAGTTCCGCCGCTACAACGCCCTGCTGGAGGAGACGGTTCGCACGCGCACCACGGAGCTGGCCTCGGCCAACGCCCGGCTCCAGGACAGCCTGCGGCGTCTCCAGGAGACACAGGACCAGCTGCTCTTCGCGGACCGGCTCGCCACCGTGGGACGGCTCGCGGCGGGCGTGGGCCATGAAATCAACAACCCGCTGGCCTTCATCCTCGGCAACCTGCGCTACGTCCAGGACGAGCTGCGGCGGATGGAGAGCCTGCCCTCCGAGGAGAACCGGCGGGAGCTGCTCTCGGCCGTCACCGAGGCGTGCGAGGGCGCCGAGCGGGTCCGCCTCATCGCGCAGGACCTCAAGGTGCTCTCCCGCCCGGACAACGCCGTGCACGGCCCGGTGGACGTGAGCACGGTGGTGCGCGGCGCCGCGAAGATGGCCGCCCATGAGATCCGCCACCGCGCGCGCCTCGTCGAGGACTGCGAGGGAGTGCCGCCGGTGCGCGGCAACGGGGCGCGCCTGAGCCAGGTGATCCTCAACCTGCTCATCAACGCGGCGCACGCCATCGAACCGGGCCAGGTGGACCAGAATGAAATCCGCGTGAAGGCACGGGAGAGCGCCCCCGGCCGCGTCACGCTGGAGGTGAGCGACACCGGGTGCGGCATCCCCGCGGAGAACCTGGGACACATCTTCGAGCCGTTCTTCACCACCAAGCCGGTGGGCGTGGGCACGGGGCTGGGGCTGTCGGTATGCCACGGCATCATCACGTCGTTCGGCGGGGACATCACCGTGGAGAGTGAACCGGGCCGGGGCACCACCTTCCGCATCAACCTGCCGACCGCCGACGACGCCGGGGACGCGTGGCCCGCGCCCTCCACCCCGAGCGGGACGGCCTGA
- a CDS encoding DUF3857 domain-containing protein, with protein sequence MSRTPRLAALSRTTWLVALLVLACPLLTRAAAETSATAAREQADEALKLASSPRGAAQLIRLHAFKEDLEDLTPLVKTYGEVISRRDSDAGARATAHLLLMDLERARGRMQRASELQDALGFIGEYYVVGGFDNEGKSGCDTDFGPEAAALDLTASYAGAKGRQVSWRRLSVTPTDGYVDLGTALRPNREAVAYALTWLEAPAETRVALGVGTSGAFRLWVNGEKVTTSDSYNAPRPDQSRVSVRLRKGFNRVLLKVCQDTGPLGFYLRRDPPARIRATLPSPLPVLAKGPSASPQVLPTVTSAMKDAVARAPQDAQLRGEYATVLDFFRAFDEREHTSTVEADRAASAAPQDVRLQLLAASAHRDDLNLRRRFLEAAFRADPTSVQARVALAEHELERGHPERAIELLKPVVELAPDSAAARLTLARAHEALGESARAHMMVEEALQRLPRIPRVVRSAASSARVLDRPQDAVARLRVALALRHDDRSSRALLALLLADMGQVEAAAREYTQLLALDPFDNSTRLKLAELRAANGQADAATAWFAEARALSPDEPEVYEREGRALLSAGRREEAVSAFERSLALRPQNPALKEAVRTLKGESASAGTQYLIDFKDLLKEAEGYTNEDAVYLVDTTYVRVQKSGLSGRLQQFAVKVLNARGVEAFRTYPITYSPDRQEVRILRARITKPDGSVVDSYGESDRNMNEPWTGMYYDSRAKVLSFPALAAGDVLELQYRLDDTAQENLLSDYWGDVESVQGVYPKVRYQFLVDMPKERPLYWNEKKLPGVTHAREDVDTGRVLYRWGAKHVAKVVPEPGMPGWAEVAANLHISTYRTWDEVGRYWWGLVRDQLTPNDELRRTTDTVLQGVDRKDQQAVVRAIYNFVVTNTRYVALEFGIHGFKPYRVDRVLSRRFGDCKDKASLIHAMLKVAGVDSRLVLLRMRNLGAIDGEPASLAAFNHAIVYVPKYDLYLDGTAEFHGARELPSADRLANVLVVEPGGKATFLTTPEARPEDNATRLSMDLALKPDGSAEVSGASTVGGQMAPEYRRAYRSVASRRSTFERAWAQSFPGLNVQDVKLNDTTRLDDDVQVDFKMAIPRFAEAAPGHLRFLPFGTGRAYTQSYASLAERRFDLMMSGPWVNHFTFRYTLPQGYSVAELPSNQQEETPFGRVRLTYRQEGNQLICEGEVALTAARVKADDYAAFRSFLNRVDQGFARKVILRGPASPTAER encoded by the coding sequence ATGTCCCGTACCCCACGGCTCGCCGCGCTCTCGCGCACCACCTGGCTCGTCGCCCTGCTCGTGCTCGCCTGCCCGCTGCTGACCCGGGCCGCCGCCGAGACCAGCGCCACCGCCGCCCGGGAACAGGCCGACGAGGCCCTGAAGCTCGCTTCCTCGCCCCGCGGGGCGGCCCAGCTCATCCGGCTGCACGCCTTCAAGGAAGACCTCGAGGACCTCACCCCCCTGGTGAAGACCTATGGCGAGGTCATCTCCCGGCGCGACAGCGACGCGGGCGCCCGCGCCACCGCGCACCTGCTGCTGATGGACCTGGAGCGCGCCCGCGGCCGCATGCAGCGCGCCTCCGAGCTGCAGGACGCCCTGGGCTTCATCGGCGAGTACTACGTCGTCGGCGGCTTCGACAACGAGGGCAAGTCCGGCTGCGATACGGACTTCGGCCCCGAGGCGGCCGCGTTGGATCTCACCGCCAGCTACGCGGGCGCCAAGGGCCGCCAGGTGTCCTGGCGCCGGCTCTCCGTCACCCCCACCGACGGCTACGTCGACCTGGGCACCGCGCTGCGCCCCAACCGCGAGGCCGTGGCCTACGCCCTCACCTGGCTGGAGGCTCCGGCCGAGACGCGCGTGGCGCTCGGCGTGGGCACCTCCGGCGCCTTCCGTCTCTGGGTGAATGGCGAGAAGGTGACCACCAGTGACAGCTACAACGCGCCCCGGCCCGACCAGTCGCGCGTCTCCGTGCGCCTGCGCAAGGGCTTCAACCGCGTCCTCCTCAAGGTGTGCCAGGACACGGGCCCGCTCGGCTTCTACCTGCGCCGTGACCCTCCCGCCCGCATCCGCGCCACCCTGCCCTCCCCCCTCCCCGTCCTCGCCAAGGGCCCCTCCGCCTCGCCCCAGGTGCTGCCCACCGTCACCTCCGCCATGAAGGACGCGGTGGCCAGGGCCCCCCAGGACGCGCAGCTGCGCGGCGAGTACGCCACCGTGCTCGACTTCTTCCGCGCCTTCGACGAGCGCGAGCACACCTCCACCGTGGAGGCCGACCGCGCCGCCTCCGCCGCCCCGCAGGACGTGCGGCTGCAGCTGCTGGCCGCCAGCGCCCACCGCGATGACCTCAACCTGCGCCGCCGCTTCCTCGAGGCCGCCTTCCGCGCCGATCCCACCTCCGTCCAGGCCCGCGTGGCCCTCGCCGAGCACGAGCTGGAGCGCGGCCACCCCGAGCGCGCCATCGAGCTGCTCAAGCCCGTGGTGGAGCTGGCCCCCGACTCGGCCGCCGCCCGCCTCACGCTGGCTCGCGCCCACGAGGCCCTGGGTGAGTCCGCCCGCGCGCACATGATGGTGGAGGAGGCCCTCCAGCGCCTGCCGCGCATCCCCCGCGTGGTGCGCTCCGCCGCCAGCTCCGCCCGCGTGCTGGACCGCCCGCAGGACGCGGTGGCCCGCCTGCGCGTGGCGCTCGCGCTGCGCCATGACGACCGCTCCAGCCGCGCCCTGCTCGCCCTGCTGCTGGCGGACATGGGTCAGGTGGAGGCCGCCGCGCGCGAGTACACCCAGCTGCTCGCGTTGGACCCCTTCGACAACTCCACCCGGCTCAAGCTGGCCGAGCTGCGCGCCGCCAATGGTCAGGCCGACGCGGCCACCGCCTGGTTCGCCGAGGCCCGCGCCCTCTCCCCCGACGAGCCCGAGGTGTACGAGCGCGAGGGCCGCGCCCTGCTCTCCGCCGGCCGCCGCGAGGAGGCCGTGTCCGCCTTCGAGCGCTCGCTGGCCCTGCGCCCGCAGAACCCCGCCCTCAAGGAGGCCGTGCGCACCCTCAAGGGCGAGTCCGCCAGCGCCGGCACCCAGTACCTCATCGACTTCAAGGACCTCCTCAAGGAGGCCGAGGGCTACACCAACGAGGACGCCGTCTACCTCGTGGACACCACCTACGTGCGCGTGCAGAAGAGCGGTCTGTCCGGCCGGCTGCAGCAGTTCGCCGTGAAGGTGCTCAACGCCCGCGGCGTGGAGGCCTTCCGCACCTACCCCATCACCTACTCGCCGGACCGCCAGGAGGTGCGCATCCTGCGCGCCCGCATCACCAAGCCGGATGGCTCCGTGGTGGACAGCTACGGCGAGAGCGACCGCAACATGAACGAGCCCTGGACGGGCATGTATTACGACTCCCGCGCCAAGGTGCTCTCCTTCCCCGCGCTCGCCGCCGGGGACGTGCTGGAGCTGCAGTACCGCCTGGACGACACCGCCCAGGAGAACCTCCTGTCCGACTACTGGGGTGACGTGGAGAGCGTCCAGGGTGTCTACCCGAAGGTGCGCTACCAGTTCCTCGTGGACATGCCCAAGGAGCGGCCCCTCTACTGGAACGAGAAGAAGCTGCCCGGGGTGACGCACGCCCGCGAGGACGTGGACACCGGCCGTGTCCTCTACCGCTGGGGCGCGAAGCACGTGGCCAAGGTGGTGCCGGAGCCCGGCATGCCCGGCTGGGCCGAGGTCGCCGCCAACCTCCACATCTCCACCTACCGCACCTGGGACGAGGTGGGCCGCTACTGGTGGGGCCTCGTGCGCGACCAGCTCACCCCCAATGACGAGCTGCGCCGCACCACGGACACCGTCCTCCAGGGCGTGGACCGCAAGGACCAGCAGGCAGTGGTGCGCGCCATCTACAACTTCGTGGTGACGAACACGCGCTACGTGGCGCTCGAGTTCGGCATCCACGGCTTCAAGCCCTACCGGGTGGACCGGGTGCTGTCGCGCCGCTTCGGCGACTGCAAGGACAAGGCGAGCCTCATCCACGCCATGCTGAAGGTGGCGGGCGTGGACAGCCGTCTGGTGCTGCTGCGCATGCGCAACCTGGGCGCCATCGACGGCGAGCCGGCCAGCCTCGCGGCCTTCAACCACGCCATCGTCTACGTGCCGAAGTACGACCTGTACCTGGACGGCACCGCCGAGTTCCACGGCGCGCGCGAGCTGCCCAGCGCGGACCGCCTGGCCAACGTGCTGGTGGTGGAGCCGGGCGGCAAGGCCACCTTCCTCACCACCCCCGAGGCCCGCCCCGAGGACAACGCCACCCGCCTCTCCATGGACCTGGCCCTCAAGCCGGACGGCAGCGCCGAGGTGTCTGGCGCCTCCACCGTGGGCGGGCAGATGGCGCCCGAGTACCGCCGCGCCTACCGCTCCGTGGCCTCGCGCCGCTCCACCTTCGAGCGCGCCTGGGCCCAGAGCTTCCCCGGCCTCAATGTCCAGGACGTGAAGCTCAACGACACCACGCGCCTGGATGACGACGTGCAGGTGGACTTCAAGATGGCCATCCCCCGCTTCGCCGAGGCCGCCCCCGGCCATCTGCGCTTCCTCCCCTTCGGCACCGGCCGCGCCTACACCCAGTCCTATGCCTCGCTCGCCGAGCGCCGCTTCGACCTGATGATGAGCGGCCCCTGGGTGAACCACTTCACCTTCCGCTACACCCTGCCCCAGGGCTACTCCGTCGCCGAGCTGCCGTCCAACCAGCAGGAGGAGACGCCCTTCGGCCGGGTGCGCCTCACCTACCGCCAGGAGGGCAACCAGCTCATCTGCGAGGGCGAGGTGGCCCTCACCGCCGCCCGGGTGAAGGCCGACGACTACGCGGCCTTCCGCTCCTTCCTCAACCGAGTAGACCAGGGCTTCGCTCGCAAGGTCATCCTGCGGGGTCCCGCTTCGCCCACTGCTGAACGTTGA
- a CDS encoding glutathione S-transferase family protein: MIKLYQLHPSGNCYKVRLLLHQLGIPFETVETNISAGETRTPEFKAKNPIAKVPTVELEPGVFLAESNAILWYFAEGTPLIPSDKLERARMLQWMFFEQYSHEPYIAVARAWIAFYGVPPGKERELEERIQKGYAALDVMEGELKKRPFFAGERYSIADIALYAYTHVADEGRFDLSRYPAIRSWFERVQAQPRHLRLSDAVPPATR, encoded by the coding sequence AAACTCTACCAGCTCCACCCCTCGGGGAATTGCTACAAGGTCCGCCTCCTCCTGCACCAGCTCGGGATTCCCTTCGAGACGGTGGAGACGAACATCAGCGCCGGAGAGACACGCACCCCGGAGTTCAAGGCGAAGAACCCCATCGCCAAGGTACCCACCGTGGAGCTCGAGCCGGGGGTGTTCCTCGCCGAGTCCAATGCCATCCTCTGGTACTTCGCGGAGGGCACCCCGCTCATCCCCTCGGACAAGCTGGAGCGGGCGCGGATGCTCCAGTGGATGTTCTTCGAGCAGTACAGCCATGAGCCGTACATCGCCGTGGCCCGCGCGTGGATCGCCTTCTACGGCGTCCCCCCGGGCAAGGAGCGGGAGCTCGAGGAGCGCATCCAGAAGGGCTATGCCGCCCTGGACGTCATGGAGGGCGAGCTGAAGAAGCGCCCCTTCTTCGCGGGTGAGCGCTACAGCATCGCGGACATCGCCCTGTATGCGTACACGCACGTGGCGGATGAGGGGCGGTTCGACCTGAGCCGGTATCCGGCCATCCGCTCCTGGTTCGAGCGGGTCCAGGCCCAGCCGAGGCACCTGCGCCTCTCCGACGCGGTGCCTCCCGCCACGCGCTGA